A window of Candidatus Bathyarchaeota archaeon genomic DNA:
GTAACGCGCAATGGGAAACTTTTTGAAGCCGTTGTTTTCCTTGAAAGTATCCAATGAGGGGTGGTTTCCGATTCTGCCATACATAAGCCACCTGTTGCCATTGGCCGCACAAACTTCTACTGCTTTGGCTAGAAGAGCATTGTTTAGGGCTTTGTCCCAGTGTTTCTGTAACGAGAGGATCTGGGAGATGATGGCGATTTGGTCACCGTAGACAATCTGGATAAAACCAACTAATTCGTCGTCAATGTAGGCTCCAATGAAAGTGGCTTTTTTTGCCATAGCCATATTGTCGCCTACGGATTTGAGTGATTCTCCATAGTGCGGGAAGGCTCGACCCTGCCTAATCGGTGTTTCATTGTAGATCTTCCAGATGCCCTCAACCAACTTGTCGTCGAGATCGACCACTTTGACTTTTACACCGCTCTTTTCGGCTCGCCGAACCATATTGCGGGTTTTCTTACCCACCGAACTGAACCAGTCATCAAAGGTTGTTATCTCTAACAAACCCACATTGTCTTCCGTTCGCAACCAATTACTCTGCGGATTCGTTATTGGGCAACACCAGGCGCGTTCTAGAAAAGTGTAGATATCCACCCTGCGTTCTTCAAGTTTTTCGATGAAAGCTTGAGTTGGAGAGGCATTTTTTTCGTATTCTTGGTTATCTTTAGCTATCTTTACAAAGAACTTCTTTCTAACTTGGACAGAGTCAAATTCATCATCCACTTCAAGCAAAAATTTTAGTGCTTCGTAGTAGCGGCCTCTGTGGTTTTTTTTGCCAGTAACGAATAGCCATTCTGGATGAATAGATATCACTGTACCTTCCTTTAACCACGTTTTAATTTCCTCTTTTACGGTATCCAGTCCAACCTCAAATATTCTAGTATCTAAGCTGGTAGTTTTGTATTCATGAAAAGACTGCAACGGGAAACCATTGGGCACTGAAGATTGCTTTTGCCCAAGTTTACGTTTCCAAAGTAGTTGCGCAAACCTGTTGGAGGTACCATGATATGTGTAGAAGTTCACGGTTCTTCCAGTTCCCTTCTCTAGACTCGTTAGTTCTTTTTCTGCGTCGTTAGCTATATGTAATCCGATTTCATGTCTATCCGGCTGTAGCAGTTCCAAAAGTTTTTTATCGGGAATCGTATACGGCGTAAAGAACCAGTAAGCTTTCACCTTTTTGGGCGATTCGTTTACCATTTTGGCGATGACACGGGCATTTCTAAGATAATCTTTTCCCTTTCTGTTTTTGATGCCTAATGCCACATAGAAAAAACTTTTCTTCCTCGACGAGGGATAAGGGTAATCAACATCTATTCTGAGTTTTATCGTTGCTTGAATTTCAGTCACTTAAGAAGACTCCACTTGTTTAGCCGTGGCATTAACGTGGCATTGTTATCTTGCTTCTTTTATGAAAACTTATCTGTAAAGCTATCATAGCTTACTGATTTGATCGAACAATTCCTCACGCACGTAGTACTGCTTGATTTTTGGGTTATCGATGAATTCTTGAATAATCGGCGGATGTTCCTTTCTTTCTACGAAACCGTATGGTTCAGGATAGTGATACCTAAGCTTATACTGTATGTCCATCAAAAACTCTGAAGCCAGTTTCCAAAACTCAGAATCATCTGTCTTGGTCTTCAACGTTTCGTATGCCTCTTGGAATTTAGGCATGGTAAAGTATTCTGCGTGTCGTTTGGCTTTTTTTAGGAACATCTCTGGAAAAAGCGCCCAATACCTGTAGATATGTTTAGGTAAATAGATCGCCCTAGAGAGGTGATCATGACAATTATTACCATATACAAGTTCTATGCCTTTGTCTAAATAGTTGGAAAGCCGTTTTGGGTTTAAAAAGGCTTTAATTTTTTTCTTCCTCAGGTACCTTTTATCTAAACCCAACCTCCATGCATCTTCGATGGCAATTACTTCAGGCAGATTTTTCGAAAAGCGAAATCGGTACTCTTCATTTAGTTTGCGAGTGTTCAACAATTGTACGAAGGGAAAACTAAATGTATTAACGTCCGGGTAAATGCTTGGCAGAACTTTGATATAGTTGGCTGTTTGTTCATGGATTATTTCGTTGGCTTGAATCGAAAAGATGTACTCATGTTGGCATCTGCCTCGTACTTCGTTGGTAACGTCAGCCAGTACAGTCATGTCTTTTTTGTCAGGCCACCGATAACGATAAACCTTAACTTTTGAGTTTGCTTTGGCGATTTTTTCCAAGATTTCAAAGGTCCCGTCTGTTGAGTATCCATCTGAAACCAAAAATTCGTCACATGCGGGCAAAGCAGAAGCTATTGCTTCAACAAAGGGATAACCTTGCTCCAGCACGTTTTTAACTATCATGAACCCTGAAATCATAAAATCACATTTGCTGAACTTGTTTAAAAATTCTTGTAACTTACAAAAATTGTGTCCTCTTAGGATTTAACGTATTTCCTGAGTTTCCTCTTAAAAGATTTGTATAAACTCTCAATGAGGGTTGGTCGACGATATCGCTCAGGTTGCCACTTTTCAAAGCTAACCTCGGATATTTTGAATTTTTCCTCGTCAAAAAGGACATATTGTCCGCTCTTTATTCGTGGAGAGTTTTTGAACAATTCCAAGTTTGAAGCAGTGATGTCATCTTTGTGGTCCCGATCTCGACGAGGTTTAAGCGGTATACAAACCGAACAAAGCGGGCAGAAAGTTGAAATCTGTTTTTGGAACGCGGAAATCGGTTTATTCCACCAGCCTTTTTCTATGGGTAAACCGAGGTTGTACCCCAGAATCATGTCAAAGGCGCCCATAACTTCACAGCGGTAACACCCTTTTGGGGTAATGCTTGGGCTCCATTGGTCGGCAAGCCAGCATGCGCTTATAAATTTGTTCCGTGTTGCCTCATCCTTGATTAAATCTTTACTGGCGCATAGAATTGGTTGGTGAACAACTGTTTCTGAATGGGGATTGTAGTAGATAACACCGTAGTTTTCTCTTATGAACGCTTCTTTTCCGAAGAAATTCGATGTCCATATCCCTCTTTGTTCTTTTTTTGGGATTTTTGACGCGAAATATTCTGTGAATTCTTTAATCTGTGGATGAAGAGTTGTGTTGCCGCCAATTATACCGATAACTTTGGGCCAATCCTCAAGTGAGTCCACCGCTTTCTTGAAGGTTTCCAAGTCCATATCCCATTTCGGAGCGTGTGAAATCAGATGGGTGCAGTTTGCACAGTTTTTTTCACATCGGTTGGTGATGTCTATCTGGATGCACCAGGTTTCTTTGGCATCTTTCATCGAAGCACACTCCTATTTTGCTCGTGTTGTTTTTACATCTTAGTTTGCTGGGAGCTTAATTTTACATGGTTGTGCCTATATATAACGGTTCAATGCAAACTCTTATCAATAGAATTCTGGAGTTCAGACCAAACCTTGTTTTGAAAAGCCTCAGGCGTCAATATCCCAATTTTGCTCCATAATTCTCTACGTTTAAGCTCCCACGTGTTCTCAGCATCCATAAACCGCAGAATTTTCTCTTTCAAGTCCTCGACCGTTTGCCAACGGTACCGGGCTGGGATGAATTCCCTCATACCGCCGCTGTCATGCACCACTGTCACGCAGCCACTTGCCAACCCCTCCACTGGCGCGATGCCGAAGTGTTCTCCCTCCATGAGGTGCACATAGATACGGCTGTCCTGAAGCAACTCCAGCAGGTCTGGAGTGGGCAGGTTGGTTTTTAGGTTGTAATTGGGGGGGAGGCTTTGTTTGAATCGTTCAAACCATTGTTTTTCTGCTTCGATTAGGCCGCCGACGCTTACGAACTCAAATTGTGGCAAATCCGTGGCGAGTTGTTTTAGGATTTCATGCCGCTTGGCAGGGATGAAGCGGGCCACGTACACGACGCGTCTTTTGCGTTGGGCGAGGGGTTTGTCGCACCAGAACTTTTCGAGGTTCACAGGCGGGTAGACTACTATGGGGTCTTTGGCGCCATGCGTCTTCCAGAGGGCTGTGAGGGCGTCTTTTGTGTAGTTGCTGTTGCAGAAAACCAAATCCAACTTGCTTATGCCTTGTTCCACCCAATGCTTAAACAGCCACAAATACAGCTTCCGTTTCAGTGTGCCCCTTGCGTAGTCGTAGTGGATTTCGGGGAAATGCACGTAGGCGATGTTTTTTTTGGCTTTGTTTAGGAAAACGGGTTCAAAAGGCGAGCTGGATTGGGTGGAGAAGAGGTAGTCGTAGCTTAGTTGTTTTCGGTATTTTTTGAGGAGTTTGGCGAAGTTGCGGTGTCGCTTGTAGATGGTGAACGGTGGTTTCTCGTCGGTTCGGTGTCCCAGTGAGTGGATAGCGACTTGTTTGGGAAAGGTTTCGCCGACGATGTCGCGGTACTTGGCTGCGTCGAAGTCAAAGGTTAACAGCTCCACGTCCTGCCCGTGGTTGAGGAGGGTTTTGATTACGTTGTGGCAGACGCGTTCTCCGCCGCCGTATATGTCGAGGTATGGGTGAACGACTAGGAACTTGGCCAAGCGTTTCAGTCTCTTTTGAGTTGGGTTGTCTCTTCTTTTTCTTTTGGCAACTAAAGAAGTTTGCTAGACGATGGGTGTAGGCGTTTTTTAGCAAGATATATACGCGGGGTTGGAAAGTGTGTTGTAGGATGGCGCTTCGGTGAAACAAGAAAAAATGACCTCCCAAAGGAAGCTTAAAGTTGTTTTCGCTGACCCCCCGTTTGGAAAAGAAGCTAAAGGGGAAGCCGTAACTGAATCTCCGAATTTGGGCATTCTCTACATCATCGGCTACGCCCGAGAGCGCCTATCAAACGTTGAATTTACCTATCTTGAGCCGTTTCTCTCCCTCGAGGAGCACTTAGAGAAAGTTAAGCAAATCAAACCTGACGTTTACGCCATCTCTTTCACCACTCCGAGAAGAGACCTCTCCTTTGAAACCATCGCCAAGGTGAAGGCGCTGGGTTTGGACATGGTTATGGCTGCTGGCGGTGCGCACCCAACCATCGACCCCGAGGACGTCTTAAAAAACACCGCCATCGACGTCTGCATCGTGGGCGAAGGCGAAGAAACAACAACCGAGTTGCTCCAAAGAATCCAAGCCAACCAACCCATAATCGACGTTTTGGGCACTGTTAACCGCCAAAAAAACAACGGTCTACGCCCCCTGCTGACCGACATAGACTTTTTCCCTGCTTGGGATCTGATCGACTTCGAGAACTATGATGTCGCGGTAAGCAGAAAGAAACGTATGGCCTACCTTTTGCCCATCCGCGGCTGCCCCAACTACTGCACCTACTGCAGCAACCCCGTCTGGAAACTCGAAAAGCCTTGGATTCGTATGCGGTCGCCGAAGAACATCGCCCAAGAAGTCCAGTACCTCTACGGCAGGGGCATACGGGAAATCTACATCCGCAGTGACACCTTCAACGTAGACATAAAGTGGGCGCTTGAGGTTCTATGCGAAATCGAGAAACTAAAGCTGAAGGGATTGATTTTCCAGTGTAACCTGCGCGCTGACAAACTTAACGATGAACTGGCCAAGAAGCTGCATGACGTGCATGTTTGGCTGGCGCATATCGGGTTGGAGTCTGCTAACGACCGCGTGTTGCGGGGTATCGGCAAAAACGCCACTCAAGCCGACAACATCCGCACCCTCGAATTGCTCAAGAAGCACGGGGTTAAAGTTTATGGGTTCTTGATGCTCTACAACGCTTGGGAAACCAACGGCAAACTCGAATACGAAACGCCTGAGGAAGTCCAAAACACACTCGACTTCGCCAAAAACTGCCTCAAAGACAACCTCATCGAATACATCTCTTGGTCCATAACCAACCCCATCATCGGCTCTAAACTCTACCACATAGCCAAAAAACACGGCATAGCAGCCTACAACGTCAAAATCGGGAACTGCATGCGGCTACCAGGCATCAGCGAGGAGCAGATGGTGGAGCATGTGAAGCAGGGTATGATACTGCAACTCTTAAACGGCATTCAAAAAGGCATGATAGCTGGAAAGGGTGCGAAGAGGGCTGCACAGAAAGCTGTGAAAATACTTAACATGTAACTGGTCCCATTAAATGTTAAATTATGTTGTTTAGGGGCGGCTTCAGGTTAAGTTTATTTTGCCCAATTAATTGGGTAAAATGGTGCCCTGTGACCGAGACCACCTACTACGAAAACAAAATTTACTTACCTAAAGAAATAAAGAAAAAACTAGGTATAGTAGAGGGAGACGTGTTGCATATCGAAATCGTTGAAAAAGGTACAGTAAAACTAAGTGTAGTACGCAGATGCGGTGCAGCCAAGAGGGCACTGGAAAAACTTGACAACCCTCCAGATATGGGGACAATTAAGGGAACCTTGTCAAGGGAAGAAATCTATGAAGATATTACTTGACACAAACATCCTGGTGCATGCATATAACAAGTCTTCACCTCATCAACAAGAAGCCGCCAACATTCTAAAGAAAGCCCTGAAGGGAGAAACAAAAGCCTGCTTAACGCCTCAAATCCTCTATGAGTTATTTATGGTAGTCACTAACCCAAAAAGAGTTGAGAAGCCCCTGCCAATTGCTGAAGCAGCCGATTTATGTATCGACCTTTGGGAAAGCAACAATATCGACAAATTAAACCATTCAGAAGTTGCACTGTTGGAAGTCTTCAAGCTTGTAAAGAAGCTTAAACTTGACAGAGCTAAGATTTTTGATTGTGTGCTGGCTGTGATTGCTAAAGAAAACAACGTAAAGACAATCTTCACAGAAAACATCGATTACTTCAAGCGGTATTCATTCTTAAAAACGCATAACCCGTTTGAAAGATAAATTTGCGGTCGCCATAGCCCCCCATATTTGGGGATTTGGAGCAGCGTTTTTGCAGTGAAGCAGGCAGAGCAACAATTCACCACAGGCCTCTATCAAGTTGAAGCCAATCAGCCGAGTTTCGTGTTTGCTGCACCCTATTTTGGAGGTTTCGGGACAAATTTATTAACCAAAACTGCAGTGATATGCTAATATAACCCAGTTGTGTATGCATTGAGCGAGGAAGAGGTATGTTTAAGCTTAAAGTGTCTGACGCTAAACTCCTAAGAGACATGGCAACCGCCATTTCAATTCTAGTTGACGAAGCCACATTCAAAATTGAAGCCGACGGCTTAAAACTACGAGCCATGGATCCATCACGCGTTGCCATGATAGACTTCGAATGGCCAAAAAGCGTCTTCCAAGAATACGAGGCAACTGAACCCACAAAAATCTGCCTCAACATAAGCGAACTCCTCAAACTACTAAAACGAGCAGGCAAAGACGAATCCGTCGAACTCAGCCTCGACGACAAAACAGGCAAACTGCTCGTCACCATAATGGGCAAGTACGCCAGAAAATTCACCATGAGCATGCTTGAACCCAGCGAAGAAGAAGTTCCAACACCAAAAATCAGCTTCAACGTCAAAGCAAAAACCACAACCACAGGCTTAAGCCAAGCCATCGAAGACGCACAACTCGTAAGCGACCACGTCAAAATCGAAGCAGAACCAGAAAAAATGACACTCAGCGCAACAGGCGACATCATGGGAGCAACCATAACCATCCAAAAAGGCACCGACGCACTCCTAGACCTCGAAGTCAAAGAGAACGCCAAAGCCACCTTCAGCCTCAGCTACCTAAGCGAAATCATCAAAGCCGCATCAGCAAGCAGCGAAATAGCTACCCTAGAATTCTCTACAGACATGCCCATAAAAATCGACTTCCAACAGGCAAAAGAGGGAAAACTGACCTTCTTCTTAGCGCCCAGAATCGAAACCGAATAGGCGCAAAGACAAAATGGAATTGGCCGTAATTTCCATCGAGGATTACGCCAAATACCCCTTTCTTAAACAAGCATCATCACAAATCAAGGAACTAGACTTAACCATCCAAAACCTCGTCGAAGACCGCTTCGTTCTGGAACGCGCCCAAAAACGCGTGGAATGCGCCATCCTCGACCTAACCACAGGCCAGATGGATGTGGATAGGCGCAAAGAAATCTCGTCTTTTGCCGCTTCTCTGATTTTAGTCATCGCCACCAAAAAACCGTGGATAAAAAAACGGTACGCTTTAGCAGTAGCAAAAACCGCCTACAGCCAACTGTTAAACGAAAAAAACCCAAAACCCAAAATTGCAGCGATAGCTAAAGACTTCGACTGGGACATCTCCGACGGCAGTGAAGCCTACAAAGATTTCCGCATCGGTTTCACCTTCTACTTAAAAAACGCCGCCCACATGCACGGCAACGAATGGAAACTCGTCAACCAAATCATCGACAAAGGCAAAGTCTACCTAAATAAAGACAAAGTAGCACGCTTACTCCAAGAAGAAATCAAAAACCGCATAGAAAAACGCCTCGACATAGCTGAACTCAAAAACCTCCCCGAAGACATAAACATAATCGCCTACAAACTCAACGCGTTAGCCCAAGACATCATGGGGCAAGAAACAGAAGAGATGCCCAAAGTGGTGGTTCAAGCAGCTTTCCCACCCTGCATAAACGCGCTCTACGCCGAAGCCGCAGCCGCCCACCATCTCAGCCACATCGGACGCTTCACCCTCACCTCTTTCCTACTCAACATAGGTATGACACCTGAAGCAGTAAACGAAATGTACAAAACCTTCTCCGACTACAACGAACGCTTAACCCGCTACCAAATTGAACACATCGCAGGTGAACGTGGCTCAGCAACCCAGTACAAGCCGCCGCAGTGCTCAGTTCTACAGACGCATGGGGTATGCAAAAACCGTGACGAATTGTGCCGTCGCATCTATCACCCGTTGGGATATTATTTAAAAAAGCAGAAAATACAAAAATAAGTTGATAGCTCGCTTAAAGTTTATTAATTCATACATACTGCTATTGCATTGGCACCCTTTATGGACTGCACAATAATGGGAACAGCACCAAACTCGGAAATCGGTGTCATTCTGCCAACGTACGGCGAAGCCGACAACATATCCAGATTAATAGACGACATAGAAAACCTGCACCTAAACACATCCATCCTCGTCATAGACGACTCCAGCCCCGACGGAACCGCCCGAATCGTCTTAGAAAAACAAAAACAGCACCCAAACGTGGTTCTTTGCAGCCGACCAAAAAAATCAGGCTTAGGCACCGCCATAACCGACGGCTTTAGATATTACCTCTCAGCAACCTATCCGCCAAAATACGTTTTCACCATGGACGCCGACTACTCCCACAACCCCCAAGACATCCCCAAACTTCTGGCGACCATGCGGGATTGCAACTGCGCCATCGTCATAGGTAGCCGCTACCGTGAAGGCGGAGAAATCCAAGGTTGGCCAGTTTCAAGAAAAATCATCAGCAAAACAGCCAACGCCATCGCCCGCACAGCACTAGGCTTGGATCTTCATGACTGTACAAGCGGCTTCCGCTGCTACTCCACCGAATTTCTAAAATCCGCCATCAACCACCTTCACAGCCACACCTATGAGATTCAAATAGAAACCGTGCGGCAAGCAGCACTCGGCCACTTTGAGGTCAAGGAGACACCTGTTTTGTTCGTTAACCGCAAGCAGGGTAAGTCCAAGTTGACTTGTACGGAAATCCAAAGTTTCCTCTCCTACACTCTGAAGGCTGTTTGGCGTTCTTAGGTGTGGTTAAAAATTTAAAAAGCCCCCAAGGCGTCTTTAGGGTTTTAGAGATGACAAGTTAACTTGAAAAGGGGCAGCACCAAGGCTTTTGCGGTTGCAGTTTTTCTTTTAGCGGTTAGCGTCGCATTGGGGGTTGTCAGCATCTATCCAGTGACAACAGGCGCAAACCATTCAGTAGTCATAATCGACGACAGCTTTCACCTGAGTCCAAACGAAGTGCGCCGACAAGGCATCGGTTCATTTCACGGCGACGAAAACCTCACCCTAAAAGTCATCAGTAACGATGTCTTCGTTAAGAACTTCTCGGTTGTGGCTTACGACGGTTACCGCTTCAACATCTCCACCACGCAGAATGTCACGTACGCTTTTAACGCTGGAGCAGACTACTATGAAGCAGTCTTCACCACAAACGAAACCAACAGTGGAACCGTCCGATTCCAAGTCTCAGTCTATGAACCCGAAGTTACGCATCCGCTGGCTTGGATGGACACACCCGCAAAAATCATGTTCCTCGCCAGTTTAGTTGCAGTTACGGTTGTAATCCTAAAAATGGGCATCCTCAATCGGATTGCACTGGGGCAAGGCAAAAACGGTTTGGAGACCATCAGCCAAACCAACCGCCACCGCTTAATAGCACTTCTGGCGCTTTCTTTGGTGTTGTGGTTTCTGGTTTTAGCTTTCAACCCGAACCCGCTGGGCACCTTTGAAAACTGGTACACCGACCACGCACGCCACCCATACGTTGCAAGCCTATTCCTAAAGGACGGTTTAGCCATATTCAGCCAACCTCTGGACACTTTGGCAAGCCAAGATAATTCGCGGTTTATGTTTGTAACTTGGCCTGAGATGCCTCATCTTTACCCAGTTGGCAGTGTGGCTTTGTTTCTGCCTTTTGGCGTGTTGTTGCAGGCGGGGGTGGATGCAGTTTTGGTGTATAAGCTGGAGATAGCGGTTTTCTTGGTTTTCGCCCACCTCTGCCTGTACCTGTTTTTGGAGGTGTTCTTAAAGAAAGATATGCATCTGTTTTGGAAGTTGGTTGGACTATACATCGCTTATGTGTCACTTGTGGTTTACGCAGCCAACGGGATGTTTGATTCGGTAGCGTTTGTTTTTGGGCTCGGAGCAGTTTTTATGTTTCTAACTGGCCGCTATGACCGTTTTGTGTTGTTAACTGCGGTTTCGGTGTTGTTTAAGTATCAAGCAGGCATCTTTCTGTTGCCCTTCATCGCTGTCGGAGTTCTGGAACTGCTGAAAACCAACCGCTTAACAGGAGTCGTTAGGAATAAACCTGTAGTTTTAGGCGTGATACTCGCCGCAGCAAGCTGTTTCACAGCTTATCTGAGTGCACCTTACCTGCTGGCTACTCGTCCGGAGCTTGTTTTAAACGGCATCAACGCCTTTATGCCACATGCCCAAATCGGTTGGTCGATGCAGTCAACTGCGGTACTGCTGACACTTGGCGCCACCATCGCTTACTCAGTATATATGCTTAACAAAAACAGGTTCCTTTCGTTTAGCGCTCTTTTTCTGCTGTTGCCTAGCTTCACTTTGCCTTACTTCCAGAACTGGTATTTACCTTTCCTGTTCGTTTACGTGCTGGTGCCTCAGCGCAGAGAAGAGTCTGAGGTCACGTTGGTTTGGTTGGTGTTTATGATTTTTGTGTTGTCATTTGGCGGGGTGGCGTTTAATCCGCTGCAGATTTGGGGGCATTTCCAGAAGATGGTTGGATTATGAGCGCTGTTTACTGAAAACTCTTTTAGCCAGAACCGCAATCTTATGGCTTGGGCCGGGGTGGCGGAGTGGTTATCGCGCCAGCCTCGAGATCATATCAAAGGGCGCCAGATTACTTACTGGCGGGATAGCTGGTGGGCTTCGTGCTCGCAGGGGTTCGAATCCCTTCCCCGGCGCCAACAACATACCTTTGGACAAACACCCGGCTAGCCGCTATTTGGGCTTTCGAAAGATTTCGCCCTTCTCGTAATCGCAAACGTATTGGAAACCTGGATACAAATGGGTTAAGTTTCCATATCCACATCGATTTAGCGTTGCTCTATAGACTATTATTTTTTCAGGGCAATTTGCCGCAGGGTTTCTTGCATTTCAGGCTTTTGATATTTTTGTTCATTTTCTAGATAGTCAACCACGGTTTCATATTCTATTTTGTCCATTTTTTCCTCTAGCCAATGAACACCTTCAGATTTGAGTCGTATCAAGGACCAAAGGTTCATGCCATTCTCTTTGGCGGCCTCGGTTGCCCCTTGTTCCCTATCAATCAGTACAACGACATCATCACACGTTATTTCTACGCCTTTGTCCTTTGCTGCTTGAAGGATCTGCGCTTTTGCGATAAGCTTAGTGTTAAATTTTGTTGCTAAGTCATCGATTATAGCAACCTTATCTCCGTTCTGGAAGTCACCCTCGACTAAAGCATGGTGCCCATGGCTGCTGAGCTTAGTTTTCAAATCGGGCAATTTTTTATAAAAATCTGCGACATCCTCAACACTCTCTATGTGCCTGCCATAGCACGATGGAAGACCTGTTGAAATAGTAATAGCTGAAGCTAGGGGAATTCCAGCCATGTATAAACCAACAGTTCTTGTAACTGCAGGTGTTTTTGTACTAATAAGTCCTCCGAGGGCTCCGCCTATATCACAGAGTATTTGTTTGCTTGTCTTCTTACTTCCCATCGGTCTAAGATTAATGTAAATGGGACTCCAAATTTTTGCTCTCAGAATGTATCCTTTAGGGTTGCCTCTATACCAAGTCTCAATCATACCTTGGTCATAAAGCATTTGGATTATTGCTTTGCCTGTTTCCTCTCTGTTAAAGGTCGTAACTAGTTAACTCTCCTCTGCATGACGCTGAATTCACCATAAGTAGGAATCTTGAATTCTTTTATCTTTCGGAAACCCACATTAGCATAAAATGCTTCTCTTTCCTTAAATGCATCAAGGCAAATCGATGAAACCCCATTGAATTTACAATAATCTATGAAAAATAGCAAGAGTTGCTTTCCAATACCTTTGCCCTGAACTTCCTTATCTACTGCAAGAGTTTCTACCTTGACTGTTTTAGGGTTCAAGTGAATGAAATGAAGTACTGCAAGAAGTTTGTCTCCATCCTCAACAACAAATACTTTGCCTTTCTTGCTAATTTTCAAGAAGTAAAGGTATTCTCCAATTTCAGATTTATCTATTCGTGGGTCCCCGCACTTTGGCCAGCGTTTTTTGCAGTCATTATAGTTTAATTCACGCAAAAAATCGCCAGGCGGCATTAAAACCGGTGGGTAAGCCCACTCTATATCAGGTGGATATCCCTCAAGTAATAGGAAGTAATTGTCCTCTTCATGAATGATTGTTGAAAAGAAATGGGGAAAACAAATCGCTGTGTTTCTAGCTGCTATGCTCATTGTTTTCACATCGGTTGCTCCTGCAGCCAGGGCAGCATTAGCGACAATCCGGAGAGTTTTTCCCGTATCAACCCGTACGTAAGTAATTAGGACTTTTTTGTCCTTAATCTTATCCCCAGGAAAATTTGTTACTTCTAAAGCGTCACCTTTTCTTACGACGTCGCATGTATAGGTCTCAATCGCTTCATCTTCTAATATCTCAGGTAATCGACCGATAATCTCAACGCCAGATATTCCGACTCCAATGAGAACTGGAAGGTTCTTACCATAATATTGGCGTAGCTCAAAAGCAAGCGACTTTAATAGGCGACTGAAGATATCCTCTGTTAAATATACATCCAACGTCTGCACTGCTACTGTATATTTTATGCTAACTTCTCTGGGGGCATCGCTCTAACTGGATGTAGCTCTATTTCATTGCCAAGTGCATCGCTAAAGCAGCGACGACAAAGAATTCCATTGTTTGTCTCGTATTTGCCAGTAATAGCTTCATGTATATGAACTCCGCAATGTGCACATGTTATAGCTGGTTTTTCGCAAAGTTGAAGTCGTAATGAACTAATTCTTTTTCTTGTAGCTTCATTCACCCCAGATTCACCTCTAATCAACTACAACATTCCC
This region includes:
- a CDS encoding DNA primase large subunit PriL; this encodes MELAVISIEDYAKYPFLKQASSQIKELDLTIQNLVEDRFVLERAQKRVECAILDLTTGQMDVDRRKEISSFAASLILVIATKKPWIKKRYALAVAKTAYSQLLNEKNPKPKIAAIAKDFDWDISDGSEAYKDFRIGFTFYLKNAAHMHGNEWKLVNQIIDKGKVYLNKDKVARLLQEEIKNRIEKRLDIAELKNLPEDINIIAYKLNALAQDIMGQETEEMPKVVVQAAFPPCINALYAEAAAAHHLSHIGRFTLTSFLLNIGMTPEAVNEMYKTFSDYNERLTRYQIEHIAGERGSATQYKPPQCSVLQTHGVCKNRDELCRRIYHPLGYYLKKQKIQK
- a CDS encoding polyprenol monophosphomannose synthase; the protein is MDCTIMGTAPNSEIGVILPTYGEADNISRLIDDIENLHLNTSILVIDDSSPDGTARIVLEKQKQHPNVVLCSRPKKSGLGTAITDGFRYYLSATYPPKYVFTMDADYSHNPQDIPKLLATMRDCNCAIVIGSRYREGGEIQGWPVSRKIISKTANAIARTALGLDLHDCTSGFRCYSTEFLKSAINHLHSHTYEIQIETVRQAALGHFEVKETPVLFVNRKQGKSKLTCTEIQSFLSYTLKAVWRS
- a CDS encoding GNAT family N-acetyltransferase, which gives rise to MDVYLTEDIFSRLLKSLAFELRQYYGKNLPVLIGVGISGVEIIGRLPEILEDEAIETYTCDVVRKGDALEVTNFPGDKIKDKKVLITYVRVDTGKTLRIVANAALAAGATDVKTMSIAARNTAICFPHFFSTIIHEEDNYFLLLEGYPPDIEWAYPPVLMPPGDFLRELNYNDCKKRWPKCGDPRIDKSEIGEYLYFLKISKKGKVFVVEDGDKLLAVLHFIHLNPKTVKVETLAVDKEVQGKGIGKQLLLFFIDYCKFNGVSSICLDAFKEREAFYANVGFRKIKEFKIPTYGEFSVMQRRVN